The sequence cagtgaaagaaggcagttaATTTAATTCATCATAGAATATCCTGTTAtgcagggaaaaaacaaaaaaaaattaaacaaccatttaaaaaaagtttttcataTAGATAAGAAAAGATTACGATTCATGAAAAACACGTAATTTTTAGATAAGAACAACCAGTGGGGCAAGAATTCCAAACCTGGAAGACTATGGTTGGCTTCAAGAAATTTATCTTAATTGGTGTATTTTCTGATATGGGCAAACTGGGCTGATGAAACAAAGTCAGATGCAGACCTAAATCTGTGGATTGCTAAATTGCAAGGTATGTTGAGTTAATGAATGAAAATGTGAAAGTAAAGGCATTAATGAGAAAAGAGTGGATCTCTGAGGTTTGGGATGGGGGAGGGCATTTGAGCaaattcagataaaagagttCTTTAAATTATCATACACTGAGACTCCTTGTAAACCAGTCCAAAATCTAATAACCCCCTCAAAATTATGAAGGCTAAAACAGAAAGCAAGGTCctacacaaacatacacaaaaacaccTAATGACCCTGCAAAGTTTTTTCTAATAGTGGAAGAAAAACACCAGAATCACTGTAACTCCACTTTCGTACCTTGTACATTTTCCAATTAACATAGCTACTTTCCTTGCCTGATTTCATGCAAAAAGCggaacctactgccatcaaggtgattccaactcatggctgcaaccctataagacaaagtaaaactgctcagagggtttccaaagttgtaaatctttatggaagcagacttccacatctttctcccttggaggagCTTGTAGTTTTGAATaattgatctttcagttagcatctaagcactttacccactgtgccacaggcATGCAACACATTCTTCTGTACTATAAAATTTACTTATTATGTTTGCGATCCACTTCTCCCCTTCAAGGAATGAAAAGGTATTTACTCTTTTGTTCATCAATGCATTACAGCACTTAGAAGAATAACTGACTCGGAGAAGGCAAGACAGAAACATGTGTTGAATATATTTGTAATTGCTATTCCTGTTGGTGGCACACACACAAGGTTTGAAGTCCATAATGTAATTTATAGGAACCATCAAACTTTAGAACAtatattgcttatttttttccatgtctTAAGTAGGgcatattttacatctttgttcctcaagctATAAATCAAGGGATTCAATATGGGGATAACCAGGGTGTAAAATACAGAAGCCACTTTATCAGTATCAAAAGAGTGACTGGACATGGGCTGCATGTACCTAAAGACTGAAGGCCCATAGAACAATACCAACACTGTCAGGTgagatccacaggtggagaaggccttgtacctgccCTCAGCTGAGTTCATCCTCAGAATAGCTATAAGAAGGAGCATATAAGAAACAAGAACTATCAGAAGGGATAGagtaaaatcaaaagatgctaaGACAAGGAGGATCAATTCGATTTCATGTGTGTTTGAgcagaacaaagagaaaaagggTGGAACATCAGAGTAGAAATGATTGATGATATTGTAGCCACAGAAGGAtgaattaaaaatctttatggtgatGAGAAAAGAAGCAAATATGCTGTAGAGATAGGTGGTTGCAACCAGCACCCAGCACACTctttgtgacatgatgactgtgtagagcagagggttacagataGCCACTTATCGGTCATAGGACTTTGCTGACAGAATAAATAGCTCACTAGTtatgagcaaaattaaaaaaGCTAGCTGTGTGgcacaaaaataataggaaaTTGTGTTTAGatccacaacaaaatttactAACATTTTGGGTCCCACAGTTGTTGAATAAAAAATCAGTGATTgccaggtgcctcagaaaaaaatacatgggtgtTTGTAGTGTGGAGTCTATCTTGGTGAGAATGATaatgcccaagttgcccaccactacgatcatgtagatgatgaggaacagcccAAACAATGGAGCCTGCAGCTCTGGGCAGTCTGTTATTCCGatcagaatgaattcattcagcactgttggattgtgtttgtccatcttGGTCTATCAGGAAATGTGCTCcgttgttttcttttaatgcctTTGTCTGTTTTTGATATCAGAGTAAAGCTATCCTCATATAGAAAATGCAAAATacctttttcttcagttttgtagAAGCGTTTGTGTagaattggctaattctttttcccTAAATGCCTGATAGAATTTCCCAATCGAGCCACTTGGACTGATTTGGAATGGggtatgttttaaatttaaacttCCAATTTGATACCTTTTATAAATCATATTTTTCTCATGTGTTTTCTAGTTGCTACATACATGAAAATATATCATACTGTTCCTTGTATGCTCTTAACCTAAAACCCACATAAGATTTTTTAAGACAATCTTAGCATacctaaaatttaattttttctcattacaatttttttgaatattaaaaataaaaataagaaaatatgcatggaaaattagaaggaaaaatggAGCAACTATGTCCAGAAATCATGGCAAATATATAAAATGCTACATATCACACCTCATTCACTACAAACACAGCATAGTCCAAACCATGGATTAACTCCATTTGCTTCTCTGAAGTGGAATAATGAAAATGGTGAATTCAAACAATAGATTCTGATCAAAACACAGTACATACTCATATTAACCAAATTTGAGAAAATTCAGCCAAACAAAACCAAGGCAACAAACAACTCATCGTACAACAGACCTTTTATGAAAAGATacataaacaattagaaaatgactTCCAAACAAGAGTAATTGTTTTTTAGAATGATAAGGGTAAAAATCTATGAGAGAAAACATAAGATTAGCAAGCAATATCAATCTGGgagacaaaaaatgaaaaaaaaaaagatggaaacttcTATGGTTGACCTCCATAAATGTATCTTAACTGACATATCCACTGATACAGACAAAATGGGCTGATTTAGACAAAACCAGCTACCTAGCTGATCCTGTTGAATATaataactttattttgtttttatttatactaatgataaatataataataataataaaatagtaaaCAGACTCTAAGTGCTCAAACATGAAAGTAAAAGCACTGATGAAGAAAGAGAGGGATATCAAGATTTAGAAAGTGGACATTTGAGCAAATTCAGATGACTGAGTGCTTCAAATCAACCCACCACgctgagtcttcttccagtcagAATAAGCCACCTGGGGCACAGAGTGAACGATAAAAGAGAAGGtatgtgcatgtgcacacacacacagtcacagacAATCACAcaagttctacattttttttctactaGGTGAGGAAAACATCAGATATTTCGAACTCTTCCCCTATCTACTACAGTTTCACTATCCCACTCAACATATtcacttttattcttttattttattttaaatctgtCACCCTTCAGCACATTCTAATACACTATAAAATTTCTTAATTATTATGCTTATGATGCACCTCTCCTGCTGAAGGAAGGCAACAGTTTTTATTTACTGTTTATTTATTAATCTATTTACACGTCTTGGCAGGGTGACTGGTAGAAGGCAATATAGAAATATATGTTGAACCTATCTGAGATTTTCTGCTTGCTATTCCCTCTGGAGGAACACAGAAAAAAGCTTAAAGCCTAGAAAGTAATTTATATCATTCATATGGTATagtgaactttgagaaaatatattACATAATTGTCCTAAAGTCCTTTGTAAGGCATATCTTACCTCTTTATTCCTCAAACTATAGACCAAGGGATTCCACATGGGGATaaccagggtgtaaaatatggaagctATTTTGTCAGTGTCAAAGGAGTCACTGGACTTGGGCTGCAcatacataaagattaaagtcccataAAACACTACCACCACtgtcaggtgggatccacaggtgcAGAAGGCCTTGTGCTTGCTGTTAGCAGAGTTCATCTTGAgaatggctgcaatgatgagtatgtaagaaacaagaactattaggagggaggaaatcaaatcaaaagCTGCTAAGATGAGAATGATCAATTTGATTTCATGTGtgtttgagcagagcaaagataacAGGGGAACACTGTCACAGTAAAAATGCCTGATGACATTgtagccacagaaggataaattaaaaatctttacaatgaccagaagagaaacaaatgtgcTGTAGAGATAGGTGATCGTCACCGGCACCTGACACACCctttgtgacatgatgactgtgtagagcagagggttacagatggtcataggacattgctgacagaatgaAAAGTTCACTAGTTATGAACATATGAAAGAAAGCTAGCTGTGCAGCGCAAAAATAATAGGAAATTGTATtttcatccacaacaaaattgactagcattttgggtcccacagctgttgaataaccaagatcagcaatagccaggtgtctgaggaaaaaatacatgggcGTTTGTAGAACAGAGTctatcttggtgaggatgatgatacCCAAGTTGCTCACCACTGAGATCAAGTAGATAATGAGGGACAGTCCAAACAATAGAGCCTGCAGCTCAGGGCAGTCTGTGATTCCCAacagaatgaattcattcagcgTTGTCagattgtgtttgtccatctaGGTCTATCAGGAAGCCTACTGTGGATAGAGACATCAGTGTTATCAATAGGTTTTATGTAGTATCATCTGGTGGGCTTTTGGTAAACAAAACTAGTATGAATAATATAAATTGAAACTTTCCATTTTAGGATATTTGAATGCATACCCAAATCCCAgaaaatgtacacacacatatatacatatccaTTTTAGCTAAATTGATGGATATACTGATAGATAAATGAAGCAAAAATGAATAATATGTTAAAACTTT comes from Elephas maximus indicus isolate mEleMax1 chromosome 7, mEleMax1 primary haplotype, whole genome shotgun sequence and encodes:
- the LOC126080324 gene encoding olfactory receptor 8K3-like, giving the protein LLYTVIMSQRVCQVPVTITYLYSTFVSLLVIVKIFNLSFCGYNVIRHFYCDSVPLLSLLCSNTHEIKLIILILAAFDLISSLLIVLVSYILIIAAILKMNSANSKHKAFCTCGSHLTVVVVFYGTLIFMYVQPKSSDSFDTDKIASIFYTLVIPMWNPLVYSLRNKERE